One genomic segment of Hydrocarboniclastica marina includes these proteins:
- a CDS encoding RodZ domain-containing protein yields MTEHEGDIPESGAVSPGTTGRQLREAREAKGWDVQSLSENLHLRPSVLLAIESGHYQGVPELFLKGYVRSYARLLGLDGDRLMPQLEAELQPLRQEEAERVVHDPIFHIEARKRKKKRIAFWVLLLLLLCLVLFAVVRFQAAGTDALDFDESAEGETDPIAIAEDVFEGEEPRSIELVTEGSSSPASAIDTGAGEDSALAENPALVPDTVVPDTVVSEEQAPGVREPLAEQPQTDNQQEAVAPVSDGGDLATESASLANEPVADVEPPGVAASSADIEFEIEFEGDCWIEIRNGAGQRVYAALKTAGETLSLSAVPPVSFVIGNVGAIESFSFGEEQVDVAGYRAWNGRAEITLGTDSGN; encoded by the coding sequence ATGACTGAACACGAAGGCGACATTCCTGAATCTGGAGCAGTGTCACCGGGAACAACCGGTCGGCAACTTCGTGAAGCGCGGGAAGCGAAGGGCTGGGATGTTCAGTCACTTTCCGAGAATCTCCACCTTAGGCCATCCGTCCTGCTTGCGATAGAATCCGGCCATTATCAGGGTGTACCTGAGCTCTTTCTCAAAGGCTACGTGAGATCTTACGCGCGTCTACTCGGCTTGGACGGAGACCGGTTGATGCCGCAGCTAGAGGCCGAGCTGCAGCCACTCAGGCAGGAAGAAGCCGAACGGGTAGTACACGACCCGATTTTTCATATTGAGGCGCGGAAACGGAAAAAGAAGAGAATTGCGTTCTGGGTTCTGCTTTTGCTCCTTTTATGTCTGGTTTTATTTGCTGTAGTACGGTTCCAGGCCGCCGGAACGGACGCTTTGGATTTTGATGAGAGTGCTGAAGGAGAAACTGATCCAATCGCTATCGCGGAAGACGTCTTTGAAGGCGAAGAGCCGCGCAGTATTGAGTTGGTCACCGAGGGAAGCTCGTCACCGGCCTCAGCGATAGATACCGGCGCAGGTGAGGACAGCGCTCTGGCCGAAAACCCAGCGCTTGTGCCTGATACAGTTGTGCCTGATACAGTTGTGTCGGAGGAACAGGCTCCAGGTGTCCGGGAGCCGCTGGCGGAACAGCCGCAAACCGATAATCAGCAGGAAGCTGTTGCTCCGGTATCCGACGGGGGAGACCTGGCGACTGAGTCAGCGTCTCTAGCGAACGAGCCCGTCGCGGATGTAGAACCGCCTGGTGTGGCCGCCTCTTCTGCAGACATTGAATTTGAGATTGAGTTTGAAGGGGACTGCTGGATAGAGATTCGCAACGGGGCCGGTCAGCGGGTCTACGCTGCGCTTAAGACGGCGGGAGAAACATTAAGCCTTAGCGCTGTCCCGCCTGTGAGCTTTGTCATAGGCAACGTTGGTGCGATTGAGTCCTTTTCGTTCGGCGAAGAGCAGGTAGATGTTGCTGGCTACCGAGCCTGGAACGGACGTGCTGAGATTACCCTGGGCACTGATTCAGGCAACTGA
- a CDS encoding tetratricopeptide repeat protein yields MNYDSDYTRGRTYYGAFLYAQRRFEEAYEQFEKATEDTGFEDRGQVFYNLALCASRLGRDEKAIEAYEKAVNIQGDSFELLSELSRLLVYTGQYEQAARYFERLDRLVASSPAIRHTPRSLLTGLRLARHGGDSNREASLALLLRNLYPESSENKQYKALTADD; encoded by the coding sequence CTGAACTACGATTCTGACTACACACGCGGACGTACCTACTACGGGGCTTTTCTATATGCTCAAAGGCGCTTTGAAGAGGCCTACGAACAGTTCGAAAAAGCAACGGAAGATACCGGTTTTGAAGACCGGGGCCAGGTTTTTTACAATCTCGCGCTGTGTGCGTCGCGACTCGGCAGGGACGAGAAGGCGATCGAGGCGTATGAGAAAGCCGTGAACATCCAGGGGGATTCGTTTGAACTGTTGTCCGAGTTGTCCCGCCTGCTTGTATACACAGGGCAATACGAACAGGCGGCGCGATACTTCGAAAGGCTGGACCGTCTGGTCGCTTCTTCCCCAGCGATACGCCACACGCCCAGGTCCCTGCTGACGGGTCTGCGGCTGGCACGGCATGGCGGCGATAGTAACCGGGAGGCCAGCCTCGCTTTACTTCTTCGCAATCTCTACCCAGAATCTAGCGAAAATAAGCAATATAAGGCACTGACCGCGGATGACTGA
- the ndk gene encoding nucleoside-diphosphate kinase, translated as MATERTFSIVKPDAVAKNVIGEIYSRFEKSGLRIIAAKMLHLTQEQAEGFYAEHKERPFFPDLVAFMTSGPVVVQVLEGENAVAKNRELMGATNPKEAEKGTIRADFAQSIDANAVHGSDAPESAAREIAYFFDDKEICPRG; from the coding sequence ATGGCTACAGAGCGCACCTTTTCGATCGTCAAACCAGATGCGGTCGCAAAAAACGTTATCGGCGAAATCTATAGCCGCTTCGAGAAGTCCGGCCTGCGGATTATTGCTGCAAAAATGCTCCATCTTACTCAGGAGCAGGCTGAAGGCTTCTACGCTGAGCATAAAGAACGGCCTTTCTTTCCCGACCTCGTGGCATTCATGACGTCTGGTCCCGTTGTGGTTCAGGTACTTGAAGGGGAAAACGCAGTCGCAAAAAACCGCGAACTGATGGGTGCGACGAATCCCAAGGAAGCCGAGAAAGGAACTATCCGCGCCGATTTCGCTCAGTCTATTGATGCCAATGCGGTTCACGGTTCAGACGCTCCGGAGTCTGCTGCACGCGAAATCGCGTATTTCTTTGATGATAAGGAAATCTGCCCGCGCGGCTGA
- a CDS encoding IscS subfamily cysteine desulfurase gives MTALYLDYAATTPADPAVIQAMLGCLGQDGVFGNPASRSHGYGWQAEAAVETARQQVALFLNADSREIVWTSGATEADNLAIKGAAAALQTRGRHLISSVTEHKAVLDSLSYLETQGFEVTWLRPDDSGMITADQVLEVVRTDTILVSLMLVNNETGVVNALSGLGHQLRSRNILFHIDAAQAPGKIAVDVKALGVDLLSLSAHKVYGPKGIGALYVRRAPEVQIQAQMHGGGHERGMRSGTLPTHQVVGMGEAFRIARECRETEAPRVERLGRRFLDAVLQIEGVSLNGRLRVPNIMNLTFAGVDGETLLLALSDLAVSSGSACASASMSPSYVLKSMGLTDEQAHSSLRFSIGRFTTEAEIDRAADLVGEILPRLRERRRARTAQV, from the coding sequence ATGACCGCTCTGTATTTAGACTATGCCGCCACTACACCGGCTGATCCGGCCGTCATCCAGGCCATGTTGGGCTGTCTGGGGCAGGACGGTGTCTTTGGTAACCCCGCGTCTCGCTCGCACGGTTACGGTTGGCAGGCCGAAGCGGCTGTTGAGACTGCGCGACAGCAGGTCGCACTCTTCCTCAACGCGGATAGCCGGGAGATCGTCTGGACCTCCGGTGCCACCGAGGCTGACAACCTGGCGATCAAAGGTGCTGCAGCTGCGCTCCAGACGCGTGGCCGTCATCTGATCAGTTCTGTTACCGAGCACAAGGCAGTGCTCGATTCACTTTCGTACCTTGAGACGCAGGGCTTCGAGGTGACCTGGCTGAGGCCTGATGACAGCGGCATGATCACTGCTGACCAGGTTCTGGAGGTCGTGCGGACCGATACCATTCTGGTCAGTCTGATGCTGGTCAATAACGAAACCGGGGTAGTGAATGCGCTTTCAGGTCTGGGGCATCAGCTGCGTTCGCGTAACATTCTTTTCCATATCGATGCGGCTCAGGCGCCAGGCAAGATAGCAGTTGACGTAAAGGCGCTAGGAGTCGATCTGCTCTCATTGTCTGCCCACAAAGTGTACGGGCCCAAGGGGATCGGCGCGCTTTATGTGCGCCGGGCACCTGAAGTCCAAATCCAGGCGCAAATGCATGGTGGTGGCCATGAGAGAGGCATGCGCTCAGGGACTCTGCCGACCCATCAGGTCGTCGGCATGGGAGAGGCTTTCAGAATAGCGCGGGAGTGCCGTGAAACTGAAGCGCCCAGGGTCGAAAGGCTAGGCCGACGTTTTCTTGATGCAGTTCTGCAAATCGAGGGTGTCTCACTGAACGGTCGCCTGCGGGTGCCCAACATTATGAATCTCACGTTTGCCGGGGTAGACGGCGAGACTCTGCTTTTGGCACTCAGCGATCTCGCGGTGTCCTCCGGTTCGGCCTGTGCCTCAGCCTCAATGTCGCCCTCGTATGTGCTTAAGTCCATGGGTTTGACGGATGAGCAGGCTCACAGTTCTCTACGCTTTTCGATTGGGCGCTTCACGACGGAGGCGGAGATTGATCGTGCCGCTGACCTGGTTGGTGAAATCCTGCCGCGGTTGAGGGAACGCCGCCGGGCCAGAACGGCGCAGGTCTGA
- a CDS encoding RNA methyltransferase — protein sequence MSNDTRGRPDILSHVSIVLVGTSHPGNIGAAARAMKNMGLQHLVLVSPDSFPHPDADSRASGAGDVLSGARVVSSLAEALADRTVVFGASARQRTLPWPVVEPAVAAKGAMAAAAQGGRVAFVFGREDSGLSNDELQRCHYHVQIPTVDGFSSLNLAMAVQVISYELRLELLGLLEKARGKARPSTRSADLMLSPRDEGWDVELASMEEVDQFLIHLEQVLVEIEFHDPDRPRQLLQRLRRLFLRAHPDRMEINILRGVLRNVQRKAAISDGNKPH from the coding sequence ATGTCGAACGATACCCGCGGGCGCCCGGATATACTCTCACACGTCAGCATAGTGTTGGTGGGCACCTCCCACCCGGGCAATATCGGGGCTGCTGCCCGGGCAATGAAAAACATGGGGCTTCAGCATCTGGTCCTGGTCAGTCCGGATTCGTTTCCGCACCCGGACGCCGACAGTCGCGCAAGTGGTGCGGGCGACGTACTCAGTGGCGCCCGGGTGGTCTCCTCTCTTGCTGAGGCACTGGCAGACCGTACCGTCGTGTTCGGTGCCAGCGCGCGGCAGCGGACGCTGCCCTGGCCCGTTGTGGAACCTGCTGTTGCGGCCAAAGGTGCCATGGCGGCGGCTGCACAGGGTGGTCGTGTCGCGTTCGTGTTCGGCCGAGAGGACAGCGGGCTAAGCAACGACGAGCTGCAGCGGTGCCACTATCACGTGCAGATCCCGACCGTTGACGGATTCAGTTCACTGAACCTTGCAATGGCTGTGCAGGTCATAAGCTATGAACTGCGCCTTGAATTGCTGGGCTTGCTAGAAAAGGCCCGGGGCAAGGCGCGCCCGTCGACCAGAAGCGCTGATCTCATGCTATCACCCCGAGACGAGGGGTGGGATGTCGAGCTTGCAAGCATGGAAGAGGTCGATCAGTTTCTGATCCATCTGGAGCAGGTACTTGTAGAAATCGAGTTTCACGACCCGGATCGGCCGAGACAATTGCTCCAGAGGCTCCGTAGGCTGTTCCTGCGGGCGCACCCCGATCGCATGGAAATCAATATTTTGCGCGGGGTTCTTCGAAATGTTCAAAGGAAGGCTGCGATCTCGGACGGCAACAAGCCTCACTGA
- a CDS encoding inositol monophosphatase family protein, with amino-acid sequence MQPATKMALRVARQSSDFLKSQFGRRESGGKEAEAVLQQAEQVKQAVYDNCLEQLQKSYREHYFAPMGDSDAQSHEKSWHVFPLLGESNYLRGIPDFGIALLEKQRNRGINLALIFPMLDEEFTASKGYGATANGRRIRVAEQRHLGQCVVATNVVEMSRRDAHNPVYGEVTTMLAESSLGLRWSGCAVLEMARVAAGQLDAGAIIPEGAPCMAIGLMLLNEAGALSSDFAGNPSTEQSRQLVTANNRLFKEVLKALNPYRARLNQS; translated from the coding sequence ATGCAACCAGCGACCAAAATGGCTTTGCGCGTAGCAAGGCAGAGCAGTGATTTTCTGAAAAGCCAGTTCGGCCGCCGTGAATCGGGAGGAAAAGAGGCCGAAGCGGTTCTGCAGCAAGCAGAGCAAGTGAAACAGGCCGTCTACGACAACTGCCTCGAGCAGCTACAAAAGTCCTATCGCGAACATTATTTTGCGCCGATGGGCGATTCTGACGCGCAGAGCCACGAGAAAAGCTGGCATGTGTTTCCGCTTTTGGGGGAGAGCAACTATCTGCGGGGCATTCCCGACTTTGGCATCGCCCTACTTGAGAAACAACGTAACCGCGGAATCAACCTGGCGTTGATTTTTCCCATGCTGGATGAGGAGTTCACCGCCAGCAAAGGTTACGGCGCCACAGCAAACGGCCGCCGTATCCGGGTTGCTGAACAGCGTCATCTTGGGCAGTGCGTTGTTGCGACCAATGTTGTGGAGATGAGCCGGCGGGACGCGCATAACCCCGTTTATGGTGAAGTGACGACCATGCTTGCTGAGTCCAGCCTGGGACTTCGGTGGTCAGGCTGCGCGGTACTGGAGATGGCTCGGGTGGCAGCAGGTCAACTGGACGCGGGCGCTATTATTCCCGAGGGCGCCCCATGCATGGCCATTGGGCTGATGCTGCTGAACGAAGCCGGAGCGCTGAGCAGTGATTTCGCCGGCAATCCCAGCACCGAGCAAAGTCGTCAGCTTGTAACCGCCAATAATCGACTGTTCAAGGAAGTACTGAAGGCGCTCAACCCCTACAGGGCTCGCCTCAACCAGAGTTGA
- the cysE gene encoding serine O-acetyltransferase, with the protein MFDRLREDVKSVFHRDPAARNTFEVLTNYPGLHALLAHRFAHALWRRGFKWPARTCSTFTRWLTGIEIHPGAQIGRRFFIDHGMGVVIGETAIIGDDVTLYQGVTLGGTSWNKGKRHPTLGNRVVVGAGAKVLGPFTVGDDAKIGSNAVVTKEVPEGATVVGIPGRIIVKKESDDPDRRRAMAEKIGFDAYGMSEEMPDPLARSIRSMLDHMHAVDGRIEMMCKALQRLDSEYGNGTSLPPLPDEDFDCLKDTHNT; encoded by the coding sequence ATGTTCGACCGACTTCGCGAAGATGTTAAAAGCGTTTTCCACCGGGACCCTGCGGCTCGTAACACGTTCGAGGTCCTGACCAACTACCCGGGCCTGCACGCGCTTCTGGCGCATCGTTTTGCCCATGCGTTGTGGCGGCGTGGTTTTAAATGGCCGGCGAGAACGTGTTCGACTTTCACGCGCTGGTTGACCGGCATCGAAATACATCCGGGTGCCCAGATCGGAAGACGTTTCTTCATAGATCATGGTATGGGCGTGGTTATCGGCGAGACAGCAATAATCGGCGATGATGTTACGCTTTACCAGGGTGTCACACTGGGCGGAACCAGCTGGAACAAGGGCAAGCGGCATCCGACACTGGGCAACCGGGTCGTGGTTGGAGCTGGGGCAAAGGTACTGGGGCCTTTCACCGTAGGAGATGATGCAAAAATCGGGTCAAATGCGGTAGTGACCAAAGAGGTGCCCGAAGGCGCTACCGTGGTCGGCATACCCGGGCGCATCATTGTCAAAAAAGAAAGCGACGACCCCGATCGCAGGCGCGCGATGGCCGAGAAAATTGGTTTTGATGCCTATGGCATGAGCGAAGAAATGCCGGACCCGCTGGCGCGCTCGATACGGAGCATGCTCGACCACATGCACGCGGTGGACGGCCGGATCGAAATGATGTGTAAGGCTTTGCAGCGGCTGGACTCCGAGTATGGCAACGGCACATCGCTGCCGCCATTGCCAGACGAAGATTTTGACTGCCTCAAGGATACCCACAATACTTGA
- the rlmN gene encoding 23S rRNA (adenine(2503)-C(2))-methyltransferase RlmN: MTASDMATNADKVNLLGLSRKKMEAFFEALGEKKFRANQVIQWIHQHGVDDIDAMTNVSKALRTRLHEVAEIRGPEVVHHHQSRDGTRKWVMKMAGGNSVETVLIPDGDRATLCVSSQIGCSLDCTFCSTGKRGFNRNLSAAEIIGQVWIAMRTFLPYDRTTSRPITNVVMMGMGEPLLNFDNVVDAMDLMMDDWAYSISKRRVTLSTSGVVPALDKLGAVSDVSLAISLHAANDELREQLVPLNRKYPIAELLAATKRYLAGLSDKRKATIEYTLIDGVNDQPKHARELAAVLRDLPCKVNLIPFNPFSESSFRRPSNETVKRFQDILSRAGYVATVRTPRGDDIDAACGQLVGQFEDRTRRSARLNIPVANLAS, from the coding sequence ATGACGGCCAGCGATATGGCGACAAACGCCGACAAGGTTAACCTTCTCGGGCTGTCTCGAAAAAAGATGGAAGCGTTTTTCGAAGCACTGGGTGAGAAGAAATTCCGGGCCAACCAGGTCATCCAGTGGATTCATCAGCACGGCGTTGACGACATTGATGCCATGACCAATGTCAGCAAGGCTCTTCGAACGAGATTACACGAGGTCGCCGAAATTCGCGGCCCGGAAGTCGTGCATCATCATCAGTCCCGCGATGGCACCCGAAAGTGGGTGATGAAGATGGCCGGTGGGAACAGTGTTGAGACCGTGCTCATACCCGATGGTGACCGCGCCACGCTTTGTGTGTCTTCACAGATCGGCTGTAGCCTGGATTGTACGTTCTGCTCGACGGGTAAGCGTGGATTCAATCGAAACCTTTCTGCGGCCGAAATCATCGGGCAGGTATGGATTGCGATGCGCACATTCCTTCCCTATGACCGGACAACGTCCCGTCCTATAACCAACGTGGTCATGATGGGCATGGGCGAGCCGCTGCTTAACTTCGACAACGTCGTCGACGCCATGGACCTGATGATGGATGACTGGGCTTACAGCATCTCCAAGCGGCGCGTGACCTTAAGTACGTCTGGCGTTGTCCCGGCCCTCGACAAGCTGGGTGCGGTCAGTGACGTCTCTCTGGCGATTTCTCTCCATGCTGCCAATGATGAATTGCGAGAGCAGTTGGTTCCTCTGAATCGCAAGTACCCCATAGCTGAATTATTGGCCGCAACCAAGCGCTATCTCGCCGGCCTCAGTGACAAACGCAAAGCGACTATCGAATACACGCTTATTGACGGGGTCAATGATCAGCCCAAGCATGCCAGGGAACTGGCCGCTGTGTTGCGGGATCTGCCGTGTAAGGTGAACCTGATCCCATTCAACCCTTTCAGCGAAAGCAGTTTCCGTCGACCAAGCAACGAAACCGTCAAGCGCTTTCAGGATATCCTGAGCCGGGCAGGTTACGTCGCAACAGTCAGGACGCCTCGGGGTGACGACATCGATGCTGCATGCGGTCAGCTGGTGGGCCAGTTTGAAGACCGTACCCGACGAAGTGCCAGGCTTAACATCCCGGTAGCGAACCTGGCCAGCTAG
- the iscR gene encoding Fe-S cluster assembly transcriptional regulator IscR translates to MRLTTKGRYAVTAMLDLALHTEDGPVSLADISRRQGISLSYLEQLFARLRKQSLVKSIRGPGGGYHLGRETGAIFVAEVVDAVNESLDTTRCQNKGDCQNGEKCLTHHLWSDLSEQIHSFLSTISLADLVRKGEIRAVAERQDKQEAGRLIRESDEAKAEPLHFL, encoded by the coding sequence ATGCGATTGACGACCAAAGGGCGCTATGCGGTTACCGCCATGCTTGATCTCGCCCTGCATACAGAAGACGGTCCAGTCAGTCTGGCCGACATCTCCCGCCGGCAGGGTATTTCTCTGTCCTATCTGGAACAACTCTTCGCCCGTCTTCGAAAGCAGTCGTTGGTCAAGAGCATTCGCGGCCCCGGGGGCGGGTACCATCTGGGGCGCGAAACCGGGGCGATCTTTGTCGCTGAGGTCGTCGACGCCGTCAATGAATCCCTGGATACCACACGCTGCCAGAACAAAGGCGACTGCCAGAACGGTGAGAAATGCCTGACCCATCATTTGTGGTCAGACCTGAGTGAGCAGATCCACTCCTTTCTAAGCACCATCAGTTTGGCGGACCTTGTGCGGAAAGGCGAAATCAGGGCCGTCGCGGAGCGCCAGGACAAGCAGGAGGCCGGTCGGCTCATCCGCGAGTCTGATGAAGCGAAAGCTGAGCCCCTTCATTTTCTCTGA
- the ispG gene encoding flavodoxin-dependent (E)-4-hydroxy-3-methylbut-2-enyl-diphosphate synthase yields MKSESWIKRRKSRQIMVGDVPVGGDAPIAVQSMTNTETCDVAATVGQIQALQEAGADIVRVSVPSMEAAEAFREIRARVTVPLVADIHFDHKIALKVAEYGVDCLRINPGNIGREDRIAAVISAAKDRGIPIRIGVNAGSLEKALQRKYGEPTPAALVESAMRHIEILDRHDFQDYKVSLKASDVFMAVSAYRLIADQIEQPLHLGITEAGGFRSGTVKSAIGLGMLLAEGIGDTLRVSLAADPVQEVKVGFDILKSLHLRSRGINFIACPSCSRQNFDVISTMNDLEARLEDVNVPLDVAIIGCIVNGPGEAKEADIGLTGGTPRNLLYIDGAPNQKLENESLVDNLERIIRSAVDKRQTMDAAVIARDRS; encoded by the coding sequence ATGAAAAGTGAATCCTGGATAAAAAGGCGAAAATCCCGACAGATTATGGTTGGGGATGTGCCTGTGGGTGGCGACGCACCTATTGCGGTGCAAAGCATGACCAATACGGAAACCTGCGACGTTGCCGCTACGGTGGGCCAGATACAGGCGCTACAGGAAGCAGGAGCCGATATCGTCAGAGTGTCCGTGCCATCCATGGAAGCGGCCGAAGCTTTTCGGGAAATTCGTGCCCGGGTCACCGTGCCGCTGGTTGCTGACATTCATTTCGATCATAAAATCGCTCTCAAGGTTGCTGAGTACGGTGTTGATTGTCTTCGTATAAATCCTGGTAATATCGGCCGGGAAGACCGTATAGCGGCTGTAATTTCCGCAGCTAAAGATAGAGGCATCCCCATCCGCATCGGAGTTAACGCGGGGTCCCTCGAAAAAGCACTGCAGCGTAAGTACGGCGAGCCCACCCCGGCGGCACTGGTTGAGTCAGCCATGCGCCACATCGAAATACTCGATCGGCATGACTTCCAGGACTACAAAGTCAGCCTGAAGGCGTCCGATGTTTTCATGGCAGTATCCGCCTACCGCCTTATTGCCGATCAGATCGAGCAACCGTTGCACCTGGGTATTACAGAAGCAGGCGGTTTCCGCTCGGGCACGGTCAAATCGGCCATTGGCCTGGGTATGCTGCTCGCCGAAGGCATCGGTGACACTCTCAGGGTTTCACTCGCGGCTGACCCCGTACAGGAAGTAAAAGTCGGATTCGACATCCTGAAGAGCCTGCACTTGCGCAGCCGCGGTATTAATTTTATTGCCTGTCCCAGCTGTTCACGACAGAATTTCGACGTGATCTCGACAATGAACGACCTTGAGGCCCGCCTTGAGGATGTGAATGTGCCACTGGATGTAGCCATCATTGGCTGCATCGTAAATGGCCCTGGTGAGGCGAAGGAAGCCGATATCGGCCTGACCGGTGGTACGCCTCGGAACCTGCTGTACATTGACGGTGCACCCAACCAAAAGCTCGAAAACGAGTCGCTCGTCGACAATCTTGAGCGGATTATTCGTAGCGCAGTAGACAAGCGCCAGACCATGGACGCTGCCGTTATAGCCCGCGATCGCTCCTGA
- a CDS encoding tetratricopeptide repeat protein, with protein sequence MTQIEKHKAVHVAKPVTRAANWLLIIVCVFMLGGCVTHTDSSLRSKANAGRAEAAYVQLGLAYIAEKQLAEARDNLQRALEINPSSAPATAAMGLVFQM encoded by the coding sequence ATGACCCAAATCGAAAAACACAAAGCCGTCCATGTGGCAAAGCCGGTTACCCGGGCAGCTAATTGGCTCTTGATCATAGTCTGTGTTTTTATGCTTGGAGGTTGTGTTACCCACACTGACAGTTCTCTGCGTAGCAAAGCAAACGCGGGCCGGGCTGAAGCGGCCTATGTGCAGCTAGGACTCGCCTATATAGCTGAGAAACAGCTGGCCGAGGCGCGGGACAACCTGCAACGCGCGCTTGAGATTAATCCCAGCAGCGCGCCAGCTACAGCTGCCATGGGCCTGGTGTTTCAGATGTAG